A stretch of Scheffersomyces stipitis CBS 6054 chromosome 2, complete sequence DNA encodes these proteins:
- the ARP9 gene encoding Actin-like protein ARP9 (Chromatin structure remodeling complex protein ARP9) (SWI/SNF complex component ARP9), with the protein MPLYKEENFLVVHPGSEHTLFSFGLQDSLAPPQYKIPSVAYQNPTTKEYKSKRDENDTDFVEIHPIHNSKVVDLPAFNYLLKIILQSVITKNPIVTINQIPLLLIVPSLTWSRSDIECITKYVIESLEFTAFNILDLSLSSTFGVGSSTNSVVVNVGHNNIQVVPVVGYQTVKFAGKYLTGVGGITLNEEIKKTLPNFTDAQVEDLKISGIYEVLTDHESSFYSFADLESKQEDDEFDVAKIVASDDKGAIINGEVEDEKPNKELERNFFVDSKSGEKIYVGKERFQSAAKLVEVVTDAIYNSLALIPDFEKRQDCYDNIILVGSTFKIPGLKEAVLVRLSEKYLISEPGESTGSAKDSNGINVTLARYQQAEDSVDGETNSNLAQVPSAIKLAKYPDYFPEWKKPKERGGSWEDVFFLGGEIYSKQIFSNNSNHGRELFIDSEVYEERGPQSIWDVTI; encoded by the coding sequence ATGCCATTgtacaaagaagaaaacttcttAGTGGTCCATCCCGGCTCTGAGCACACGTTGTTCTCATTTGGGTTGCAAGACTCCCTTGCTCCTCCACAATACAAGATTCCCTCGGTTGCTTACCAGAATCCCACCACCAAAGAATACAAGTCCAAACGTGACGAAAACGACACTGATTTCGTAGAAATCCACCCCATACACAACTCCAAAGTGGTGGACTTGCCTGCGTTCAactacttgttgaagattaTTTTGCAGAGTGTCATCACCAAAAATCCTATTGTTACCATCAACCAGATTCCTTTACTTCTTATAGTGCCTTCTTTGACGTGGTCCCGGTCAGATATCGAGTGTATCACCAAATACGTGATTGAATCCTTGGAGTTTACAGCGTTTAATATCCTTGACTTATCATTGTCGTCCACTTTCGGTGTGGGCTCATCCACAAATTCGGTCGTAGTAAATGTAGGTCACAACAACATCCAGGTCGTGCCTGTAGTCGGTTACCAGACCGTTAAATTCGCAGGCAAGTACTTGACGGGCGTAGGAGGCATCACATTGAACGAagaaataaagaaaacTTTGCCCAACTTCACAGATGCACAAgtggaagacttgaagatatcTGGCATATACGAAGTTTTAACCGACCACGAGAGCTCGTTCTATTCGTTTGCCGACTTGGAATCCAAACAAGAGGACGATGAATTTGACGTAGCAAAAATCGTAGCGTCTGACGACAAAGGTGCCATAATCAACGGTGAAGTCGAAGATGAAAAACCCAATAAGGAACTTGAAAGGAATTTCTTTGTCGATTCCAAATCGGGCGAGAAAATATACGTAGGCAAGGAAAGATTCCAAAGTGCAGCCAAGTTGGTTGAAGTGGTGACTGATGCCATATACAACTCGTTGGCATTGATACCGGACTTtgaaaaaagacaagattGCTACGATAACATCATTCTTGTAGGCTCGACATTCAAGATTCCTGGCTTGAAGGAGGCTGTGCTAGTCAGATTATCAGAAAAGTATCTTATCAGTGAACCCGGTGAATCAACAGGATCTGCAAAGGACTCCAATGGTATCAATGTCACTCTTGCCAGGTACCAACAGGCAGAGGATTCTGTGGACGGCGAGACAAACTCCAACTTGGCTCAAGTTCCAAGTGCCATTAAGCTTGCCAAGTATCCTGACTATTTCCCGGAATGGAAGAAGCCTAAAGAAAGAGGTGGATCGTGGGAAgatgttttcttcttgggagGAGAGATCTATTCCAAGCAGATCTTTTCGAACAATTCCAACCACGGCCGTGAGTTGTTTATTGACAGTGAGGTTTACGAAGAAAGAGGGCCTCAGAGTATCTGGGATGTTACTATTTAG
- a CDS encoding ATP dependent DNA ligase (go_funtion DNA ligase (ATP) activity; ATP binding~go_process DNA replication; DNA repair; DNA recombination), which yields MAPRQQSIGRFFGSAMSVDSLLSQTVNKSPKNQKSESLTDEQNKREAFQVSQQESEKDQEQKPDTDPSESEPEKDKTEEIKEASELIKLSEKEHEKHVGEKLSAKIPYSKLTDVLDKIEAESSRLKITAIVSEFFLEILKQSTVDKLVKIVYLFINRLGPDYEPDLELGLGETILIKAISECYGRPSTKIKKDYQEVGDLGLVAQKSRSGQPTMFKPAPLDVDQVFENLTKIAKSTGKDSQAKKISLINKMLTACNAKSSEAKFLIRSLEGKLRIGLAEKTVLIGLAQAFVNYEAKDSKRINPEKLTQSEDVVREAFSQIPNYEILIRNAYEYGIFNLLDHCQLTPGIPLKPMLAKPTKSISEVLDRFQGEEFTCEYKYDGERAQVHLLHDGTVRIYSRNSEDMSERYPDLISIMKDFIKTQEGQAPSMILDCEAVAWDRVANKILPFQVLSTRKRKDVDEKDITVHICLFAFDILYFDNEPLITKSLKERRQVMEENLTPMDGKFQFATAKNSSNLDELQQFLDQSVKDSCEGLMVKMLNGKESYYEPSKRSRNWLKLKKDYLAGVGDSLDLVVIGAYIGRGKRTGNYGGFLLASYNQDTGEYETTCKIGTGFSDEDLASLHTKLKPTEISVPKPYYVYDTTNSNAKPDVWFEPTTIFEVLTADLSLSPIYKAAHQEYGKGISLRFPRFLRIRDDKGIEDATSSTQVSEFYERQASVN from the exons ATGGCCCCTCGTCAACAGAGCATTGGAAGATTCTTTGGATCTG CAATGTCAGTTGACCTGTTGTTATCTCAGACTGTCAATAAGCTGCCTAAAAACCAAAAATCAGAATCTCTTACCGATGAACAAAACAAAAGAGAAGCTTTCCAAGTATCTCAGCAAGAGTCCGAAAAAGATCAGGAACAGAAGCCGGATACGGATCCAAGCGAAAGTGAGCCTGAAAAGGacaaaacagaagaaataaaagAAGCATCGGAGTTGATAAAGTTgtcagagaaagaacatGAAAAACATGTGGGAGAGAAGCTTTCAGCCAAAATCCCCTACTCTAAGTTGACAGATGTTTTGGACAAGATTGAAGCtgaatcttcaagattgaaaataaCAGCCATCGTCTCTGAATTTTTCCTAGAAATCTTGAAGCAATCGACTGTGGATAAACTTGTAAAGATTGTGTATTTGTTCATCAACAGATTGGGGCCAGACTATGAGCCAGACTTAGAGCTTGGTCTTGGTGAAACTatcttgatcaaggctATCAGCGAATGTTACGGAAGACCTAGCaccaaaatcaagaaggattatcaagaagttggtgatcTTGGCTTAGTCGCTCAGAAATCAAGATCTGGACAACCCACCATGTTCAAACCAGCACCCTTAGATGTAGACCAGGTGTTTGAAAACCTTACAAAGATTGCCAAATCCACTGGTAAGGATTCGCAGGCTAAGAAGATCTCGTTAATCAACAAAATGTTGACCGCATGTAATGCCAAATCTTCTGAAGCTAAATTCTTGATTAGATCTTTGGAGGGTAAGTTGAGAATCGGTCTTGCCGAAAAGACAGTATTGATTGGTCTTGCTCAAGCTTTTGTCAACTATGAAGCAAAAGACTCCAAGAGAATAAACCCAGAAAAGTTGACTCAATCTGAAGATGTAGTTAGAGAAGCATTTTCTCAAATCCCAAACTACGAGATATTGATAAGAAACGCATACGAGTATGgcattttcaacttgttaGACCATTGCCAATTAACGCCTGGAATACCTCTCAAGCCGATGTTGGCCAAGCCTACAAAGTCTATTAGTGAAGTCTTGGATCGGTTCCAAGGAGAGGAGTTCACATGTGAGTATAAGTACGATGGCGAAAGAGCTCAGGTACATCTTTTACATGATGGCACTGTAAGAATCTACTCTAGAAATTCTGAGGATATGTCCGAAAGATACCCTGATTTGATTTCTATCATGAAAGATTTCATAAAGACACAAGAGGGTCAGGCTCCATCCATGATATTGGACTGTGAGGCTGTGGCCTGGGACAGAGTTGCTAACAAGATTTTGCCCTTCCAAGTATTATCTACACGTAAACGTaaagatgttgatgaaaaagataTTACTGTACATATTTGTTTGTTTGCATTCGACATTCTTTATTTTGATAATGAACCTTTAATTACAAAGTccttgaaagaaagaagacagGTCATGGAAGAGAACTTGACGCCAATGGACGGCAAGTTCCAATTTGCAACTGCAAAAAACTCCTCTAACCTTGATGAATTACAGcaattccttgatcaaTCTGTTAAAGACTCTTGTGAAGGCTTAATGGTGAAGATGCTTAATGGTAAGGAATCTTACTACGAGCCTTCCAAGAGATCTAGAAATTGGTTGAAACTTAAGAAAGATTACTTGGCGGGAGTTGGCGATTCGTTAGATTTGGTCGTTATTGGAGCTTATATTGGAAGAGGCAAACGTACTGGAAATTATGGTGGTTTCTTATTGGCTTCTTATAACCAGGATACAGGCGAATATGAAACGACTTGTAAGATTGGTACTGGGTTTTCTGACGAAGATTTGGCTTCTCTTCATACGAAATTGAAGCCTACTGAAATTTCTGTCCCCAAGCCGTATTATGTTTATGATACCACGAATTCCAACGCAAAGCCTGATGTCTGGTTCGAACCAACCACGATCTTTGAGGTCTTGACAGCAGACTTGTCGTTGAGTCCAATCTACAAGGCAGCTCATCAGGAATACGGAAAGGGTATTTCCTTGAGATTTCCTCGTTTCCTTAGAATCAGAGACGATAAAGGCATTGAGGACgctacaagttcaacacaAGTGTCTGAATTCTACGAGAGGCAGGCCAGTGTTAATTAG
- the SCT1 gene encoding glycerol-3-phosphate O-acyltransferase (GPT1) (Glycerol-3-phosphate O-acyltransferase 1 (G-3-P acyltransferase 1) (Dihydroxyacetone phosphate acyltransferase 1) (DHAP-AT 1) (Glycerol-3-phosphate / dihydroxyacetone phosphate acyltransferase 1)~go_funtion acyltransferase activity~go_process metabolism) produces the protein MSTGAAAEKLPNSVSIAVGAGDDLQKVKGHPQGARINAQNGDSAKQSTRTKKTAIVYKKPEWYILAIYDVMLWLLSVIFDCFFREIRPRGAFRLPKSGPVIFVAAPHANQFVDPIILMNQVKRESQRRISFLIAEKSYRQAFIGHLAKCQLAIPVVRAQDTLTKGTGKIYVDFKNSPLKVTGKGTKFTTECTVKGLIALPQSLGASEITEIISDTELVIRKEFKNTEKINSLLSQGTSYKRADKIDQKQVYQLVFDHLSDGGCIGIFPEGGSHDRTNLLPLKAGVAIMALGAMSNDPNCNVTIVPCGMNYFNAHKFRSRAVIEFGNPIEIPKEMVKKYSNPETNRESVKELLDLIQTGLKSVTVTCDNYETLMVIQAARRLYAGNFAQHLPLPLVVEMNRRLVQGYQHFQSEPKVQEVKEKILNYNQMLKHLYLPDHHVEECDESNKLRMVPVLIYRIVKLFFFFILALPGAILFSPVFLTSKLISKKKAKQALAASTVKINANDVVATWKILIGMGLAPVVYSFYAFIGTWYCYKNDILQNHRLVLVWIFIYMCGVLVTYSALITGEQGLDLLKSIRPLYLSITSGSSVKELKKARNELSEDITELVNTFGPQLYPKDFNLLEIKEQLNMKEGVNYIDSDEEEDRKTEELKNRRLRKRKDAKKAKKEAESVHEFEVKLSTRSSSVSDGISLMNSDNSLTNIPMFSDYQLHHNIKNPDLILEQQSALPSTVNSTRNSTASIYDDYRHTQIDQPHLRPSNLSRQVSSDQMEFNFSSKVEPRKMNLSDKIKSRLRENRGTDKH, from the exons ATGTCCACAGGAGCCGCGGCTGAGAAGCTTCCAAACAGTGTCAGCATCGCAGTTGGGGCCGGCGATGACTTGCAAAAAGTGAAGGGCCATCCCCAAGGAGCCAGAATCAACGCTCAGAACGGCGATTCCGCCAAACAAAGCACCAGAACTAAGAAAACAGCTATTGTCTACAAGAAACCAGAATGGTACATCCTTGCCATATATGATGTCATGTTATGGTTGCTTTCCGTCATTTTCGActgtttcttcagagaGATCAGACCCCGTGGTGCCTTCAGATTGCCCAAGTCCGGGCCCGTAATCTTCGTAGCAGCTCCGCATGCAAATCAATTCGTTGATCCCATCATTCTCATGAACCAAGTCAAGCGTGAATcgcaaagaagaatctcgTTCTTGATTGCCGAAAAATCTTATAGACAGGCTTTCATTGGTCACTTGGCCAAATGCCAGTTGGCTATTCCAGTCGTCAGAGCCCAGGACACCTTGACTAAGGGTACCGGTAAAATCTACGttgatttcaagaacagcCCTTTGAAAGTCACTGGTAAGGGTACCAAGTTTACCACCGAGTGTACAGTCAAGGGATTGATCGCTTTGCCTCAATCTCTTGGTGCTTCGGAAATCACGGAAATCATTTCAGACACCGAGTTAGTTATCAGAAAGGAGTTCAAGAACACAGAAAAGATCAATAGTTTACTCTCTCAGGGTACCTCTTACAAAAGGGCCGACAAGATTGATCAAAAGCAAGTGTACCAGTTGGTCTTCGACCATTTATCTGATGGTGGATGTATTGGTATCTTCCCAGAAGGCGGCTCTCATGATAGAACCAATTTGCTTCCATTGAAAGCAGGTGTTGCCATCATGGCTCTTGGTGCTATGAGCAACGATCCTAATTGTAATGTTACCATTGTTCCTTGTGGTATGAACTACTTTAACGCTCATAAGTTTAGATCGAGAGCTGTTATAGAGTTCGGAAACCCCATAGAAATCCCCAAGGAAATGGTTAAGAAGTACTCTAATCCCGAGACCAACCGTGAATCGGTCAAAGAATTGTTGGACTTAATCCAGACTGGTTTGAAGTCGGTCACAGTTACTTGTGACAACTACGAAACTTTGATGGTTATTCAAGCTGCCAGAAGATTGTACGCCGGAAATTTTGCTCAACACTTGCCATTACCtttggttgttgaaatGAATAGAAGATTGGTGCAAGGATACCAACACTTCCAGTCTGAACCTAAAGTGCAAGAAgtgaaagaaaagatcttGAACTACAACCAGATGTTGAAGCACTTGTATTTACCTGATCACcatgttgaagaatgtgaTGAATCgaacaagttgagaatgGTCCCTGTCCTTATCTACAGAATTGTTAaattgtttttctttttcataTTGGCTTTACCTGGTGCCATCTTGTTTTCCCCtgttttcttgacttcTAAGCTTAtctcgaagaagaaggctaAGCAAGCGTTGGCCGCATCCACCGTCAAGATCAACGCTAATGACGTTGTTGCTACCTGGAAGATTCTTATTGGAATGGGTTTAGCTCCTGTTGTCTACAGCTTCTATGCATTTATTGGTACTTGGTATTGTTACAAAAATgacattttgcaaaatcatAGATTAGTTCTTGTTTGGATTTTCATCTACATGTGCGGTGTTCTTGTCACTTACTCGGCATTGATAACAGGAGAGCAAGGCTTAGATTTGTTAAAGTCTATCCGTCCACTTTATCTTTCCATTACTTCAGGCTCTTCGGTtaaggaattgaagaaggcaagAAATGAATTGAGTGAAGATATTACAGAATTGGTTAACACTTTTGGTCCACAGTTGTATCCAAAGgatttcaacttgttggagatcaaagaacaattgaatatgAAGGAAGGTGTTAATTATATTGAcagtgatgaagaagaagacagaaagacagaagagttgaagaaccGAAGACTCAGAAAGCGTAAAGACGCTAAGAAGGCTAAGAAAGAGGCTGAATCCGTTCATGAATTTGAAGTCA AACTCTCCACAAGATCTTCGTCAGTCTCAGACGGTATTTCTTTAATGAATTCTGATAATTCTTTAACTAACATCCCCATGTTTTCTGATTATCAGTTACATCACAATATCAAGAATCCAGACCttattcttgaacaacaatCTGCATTGCCATCTACAGTaaattcaacaaggaaCTCTACTGCATCCATATATGATGATTATAGACACACACAAATTGACCAGCCTCATTTACGTCCATCCAACCTATCAAGACAAGTATCCAGCGACCAAATGgaattcaacttttcttcaaaggtCGAACCAAGGAAGATGAACCTCTCTGATAAGATAAAGAGCAGATTGAGAGAAAATAGAGGAACTGACAAACACTAA
- a CDS encoding predicted protein — protein MAVIPISILVKREDDDEAPQHLKWLKFVLAVVFAAIVVTIVLRIHTRRIRELNKIKHKQPTRNRPLRRIPSRFAITSSQQAQQSQTHQLHLAEITDPSTLEPTHDRSESISSDHIAISALPPIYYDDRPPPYPSTHMEQPERRFFPQRPSEDS, from the coding sequence ATGGCGGTAATACCAATATCAATTCTTGTCAAAAGAGAGGACGACGATGAAGCACCGCAACATCTCAAATGGCTCAAGTTCGTCCTCGCAGTGgttttcgcagctattGTGGTCACCATCGTACTAAGAATTCACACCAGGAGAATCAGGGAATTAAACAAGATCAAGCACAAACAGCCAACACGAAACAGGCCGTTGAGAAGAATTCCAAGTCGCTTTGCAATTACTTCGAGCCAGCAAGCTCAACAACTGCAAACACATCAGCTTCATTTGGCGGAAATCACAGATCCATCGACCCTTGAACCGACTCATGATCGAAGCGAGTCTATTTCTTCGGACCACATAGCAATATCCGCTCTCCCGCCCATATACTACGACGACCGTCCTCCGCCATATCCTTCTACACATATGGAACAGCCAGAAAGACGATTTTTCCCTCAGAGACCTTCAGAGGACAGTTGA
- a CDS encoding predicted protein, with the protein MNFDRLNPLSSYLASYGGYGTPSEPNPKHQEPSKASAASNISSQLSHFTQMATSQLSHIPLLSSHNQQNALSIPPPPEISDWGIEESVSSPSMSNHNFFQNQLQPLHSISSNFDDDIKPYNPHVPHPRTFNQSHQLYQAYENYETNSQNYDNNNHSNNNNNYGSIYNTAYYQQPGEPDFSDYYHQYIPSPLHPTTENLSKYIHKYLSLHGIERTFWEKFKYGLVVSNLLDDTMILSKSEQALSNLKDTIEAEKIERKSFPLVNTLNCDGTQLRVLEKSYSLHYSRNYGNLNNVIIIINLIIFLMKQEQRRHLNYSATMSYSNRMKMFKILLIISTKLIKFNRFKLLVMSQSNLSYLNSFLLSNYSINKKLIQKLIILKELDVYYYVNRNKDEANHDSKSREVYKSSLREHLANTLHFLNLNLRTSIARLLPNLNGDLFEQYCNLNNIDILLLQEDYRDGDEEELNGMDSPVSSSKEKNSLDEIVFNMNKFNQLRKLFICQLLTINESSVKKNFFIYKLMDQFPPIKTEDWERDDDITAFNNIAKLGFIRQVLHDHNKITNSFVLLFNHFDDIHNNDSAAVEVNTRFNISHENQDILAVRANRNSKEKQAVENSNEMENTDKYLESLIGKVIKLGTNLKYFQSYNRSTKSITNVDEFNEKLMIFNQFEDDIQSIKEMYHLNAKELSDIDGWTGRHASPADSNGTSTSPRIPSRANKGEFNLKTFHTSSIKKRYSLPSSVTPLKIPLGSPVTPRTSVVDSDRVLSPEGTSGKKYKRLSTGLQLGLLTVFEDPKQSNNEVRRNSAESRRSSTVSASRRSSGQTKTQVKGNGNVGVSYDDNYVNILPPTSYETYNQDALDQLSNSKKYNITRNSNRFSLNSVNSNISGLTDLISSTHITSYDEEDVQDGLINDSIRDKSSSQISKEELKLKLEESFNRIYNLESENKLLKLNKNTTNSDHDTVKFDNASMNEHSETSVENRASQDSSNEFEDSGLAKPFLTELEQSLSSHHGIQAAISESEIT; encoded by the coding sequence ATGAACTTCGACAGATTGAACCCTCTCTCAAGCTACTTGGCCAGCTATGGCGGATATGGAACGCCAAGTGAGCCGAATCCCAAGCATCAAGAACCTTCAAAAGCTCTGGCAGCCTCGAATATTTCATCTCAACTAAGTCATTTTACACAGATGGCAACGTCCCAATTGAGCCATATCCCACTTCTTTCATCTCATAATCAGCAGAATGCATTGTCGATTCCTCCGCCGCCAGAAATCAGCGACTGGGGTATAGAAGAGTCTGTATCATCACCGTCAATGTCGAACCAtaacttcttccagaatcaGCTACAACCCTTGCATTCTATCAGTCTGAACTTTGATGATGACATTAAGCCTTACAATCCTCATGTACCGCATCCACGAACATTTAACCAACTGCATCAGCTCTATCAAGCTTACGAAAATTACGAAACTAATAGCCAAAACtacgacaacaacaatcatagtaataataataacaaCTATGGCTCTATTTATAACACTGCATACTACCAACAACCAGGAGAACCGGATTTCTCCGACTATTATCACCAGTATATACCATCGCCCTTACATCCAACAACTGAAAACCTCTCGAAGTATATTCACAAATACTTGTCGCTTCATGGCATCGAAAGAACGTTCTGGGAGAAATTCAAATATGGCTTGGTTGTGTCTAATCTATTGGACGACACCATGATTCTCTCCAAAAGCGAACAGGCACTCTCAAATCTCAAAGACACaattgaagctgaaaagaTTGAGCGCAAGAGCTTTCCACTAGTAAATACCTTGAATTGTGATGGCACTCAGCTTCGTGTTTTGGAAAAATCGTACAGTCTTCACTACTCAAGGAACTATGGGAATTTAAACAATGTCATCATCATTATTAACTTGattatcttcttgatgaaacAAGAGCAGAGAAGGCACTTGAATTATTCTGCAACCATGTCGTATTCAAACCGGATGAAGATGTTCAAGATCTTATTGATTATTTCGACCAAGTTGATTAAGTTCAATCGATTCAAGCTTTTGGTGATGTCGCAGCTGAATTTGTCATATTTGAATAgctttctacttctgaacTATTCTATTAACAAGAAGCTAATCCAAAAGTTGATCATCTTGAAGGAGTTGGATGTTTACTATTACGTTAATCGTAATAAGGACGAAGCGAATCATGATAGTAAATCCCGAGAAGTTTACAAAAGTTCTTTGAGAGAACATCTTGCAAACACATTACATTTTTTGAACCTTAATCTAAGAACTTCCATAGCGAGATTATTGCCCAATTTGAATGGGGATTTATTTGAGCAGTATTGCAACCTAAACAATATTGATATTTTGTTATTGCAAGAAGACTATCGAGATGGGGATGAGGAAGAATTAAATGGAATGGATAGCCCAGTCAGTTCTTCCAAGGAAAAAAATAGCCTCGATGAAATTGTATTCAATATGAATAAATTTAATCAGCTAAGGAAGCTTTTCATTTGTCAACTACTCACCATTAATGAATCATCGGTAAAGAAAAACTTTTTTATCTACAAACTTATGGATCAATTCCCACCTATCAAAACTGAGGATTGGGAGCGTGATGACGACATCACGGCTTTCAACAATATTGCTAAACTAGGCTTTATCAGACAAGTCCTTCATGACCACAATAAAATCACTAATAGCTTTGTATTATTATTTAATCACTTTGATGATATTCACAATAACGATTCAGCTGCAGTTGAGGTGAACACAAGATTTAATATTTCCCATGAAAACCAAGATATTCTAGCTGTGAGAGCCAACAGGAATTCCAAAGAAAAACAGGCAGTTGAAAACTCTAATGAAATGGAGAACACCGATAAATATCTTGAATCATTAATTGGGAAAGTAATCAAGCTTGGCACTAATTTAAAGTATTTCCAATCGTATAATCGATCTACAAAGTCGATTACCAATGTGGATGAGTTTAACGAAAAGTTAATGATTTTTAATCAGTTCGAAGATGATATTCAATCCATAAAGGAAATGTACCATTTAAATGCCAAAGAACTCAGCGATATAGATGGATGGACGGGACGGCACGCTTCTCCAGCAGATTCAAATGGTACTAGTACGTCGCCACGGATTCCATCTAGAGCCAATAAAGGTgaattcaatttgaagactttCCATACTTCTTCCATTAAGAAACGGTATTCGTTACCGTCTTCTGTGACGCCCTTGAAAATTCCTCTTGGAAGTCCTGTTACGCCCAGAACAAGTGTAGTTGACAGCGACAGAGTATTATCTCCTGAAGGAACATCAGGAAAGAAATATAAACGGTTATCAACTGGACTTCAATTAGGATTATTAACTGTATTTGAGGATCCTAAACAACTGAACAATGAAGTTAGACGGAATAGCGCAGAAAGCAGAAGGTCGTCCACAGTATCTGCATCTCGTCGGTCTTCAGGACAAACTAAGACCCAAGTTAAAGGTAATGGAAATGTTGGTGTTTCTTATGACGACAACTATGTCAACATTCTTCCTCCTACTAGTTACGAAACGTACAATCAAGACGCCCTAGACCAGCTATCAAACAGCAAGAAGTATAATATAACTAGAAACTCCAACCGGTTTTCGCTAAACTCGGTGAATTCTAACATCAGTGGCTTGACTGATTTGATCAGCTCTACACATATCACTTCCTACGATGAGGAAGACGTTCAAGACGGCTTGATTAATGATTCAATAAGAGATAAAAGTTCCCtgcaaatttcaaaagaagaactcaaactcaaattggaagaaagttTCAACAGAATCTACAACTTAGAAAGCGAGAAtaagttgttgaagttgaacaaaaaCACAACGAACTCAGATCACGACACTGTCAAATTTGACAATGCTTCCATGAATGAGCATCTGGAGACTTCGGTAGAAAATAGAGCGTCTCAAGATAGCTCTAATGAATTCGAGGATTCTGGTTTGGCAAAGCCGTTTTTGACTGAATTAGAACAAAGCTTGTCTTCACACCATGGTATTCAAGCAGCCATTTCTGAGTCAGAAATTACATGA